One segment of Nocardioides sp. QY071 DNA contains the following:
- a CDS encoding oxygenase MpaB family protein encodes MATSTPSPRVRDLPVPMGFDMRDHVSGIGAHLAGPANVIMQLSWPGVGYGVMNSRVHDGAATKRPFKRGRTTFTYLAVALLGNDEDRTAFRKEVNRQHAQVVSRPGEKVQYRAMDPRLQTWVAACLYYGTVDMIEKMHGPLPDAEADALYAHCARFGTTLQMPADAWPADRAAFRRYWEEAEAEVDIDPAVAAYLLSLTRLRNFPKPFHLLAPFVLFVTTGFLPPLFRDAMGLPWTARQQRRFDRLLRTLGTVERRMPRVLRNFPFNLWLADMRLRRRFHRPLV; translated from the coding sequence ATGGCGACCAGCACACCGTCCCCGAGGGTCCGCGACCTGCCCGTGCCCATGGGCTTCGACATGCGTGACCACGTCTCCGGCATCGGCGCGCACCTCGCCGGGCCGGCCAACGTGATCATGCAGTTGAGCTGGCCGGGTGTCGGCTACGGCGTGATGAACAGCCGGGTCCACGACGGCGCCGCCACCAAGCGGCCCTTCAAGCGCGGCCGGACCACCTTCACCTACCTCGCCGTCGCCCTGCTCGGCAACGACGAGGACCGCACCGCCTTCCGCAAGGAGGTCAACCGGCAGCACGCGCAGGTCGTGTCGCGGCCGGGCGAGAAGGTGCAGTACCGCGCCATGGACCCCCGGCTGCAGACCTGGGTCGCGGCCTGCCTCTACTACGGCACCGTCGACATGATCGAGAAGATGCACGGTCCGCTCCCCGACGCCGAGGCCGACGCGCTCTACGCCCACTGCGCGCGGTTCGGCACCACCCTGCAGATGCCGGCCGACGCTTGGCCGGCCGACCGCGCTGCCTTCCGGCGCTATTGGGAGGAGGCCGAGGCCGAGGTCGACATCGACCCCGCCGTGGCGGCGTACCTCCTCTCGCTGACCCGGCTGCGGAACTTCCCGAAGCCGTTCCACCTGCTCGCGCCGTTCGTGCTGTTCGTGACGACCGGCTTCCTGCCCCCGCTGTTCCGCGACGCGATGGGGCTGCCGTGGACCGCGCGCCAGCAGCGCCGCTTCGACCGCCTGCTGCGCACCCTGGGCACCGTCGAGCGCCGGATGCCTCGCGTGCTGCGGAACTTCCCGTTCAACCTGTGGCTCGCCGACATGCGACTGCGCCGCCGGTTCCACCGCCCCCTCGTCTGA
- a CDS encoding TetR/AcrR family transcriptional regulator — MTETARRQRLAPDERREQILVAAERLFAAQSYAEVSTTRIAHEAGVARGLLNHYFGDKRTLYLEVVRRASLLPTLEDVPLPSGSLAARVDAAVRWFLGSITPERATYLTVRAAEGVGEDAEVRAILDEAHDLAAGRVLEMVGGDPADPAARAVVRSFGELARGAIREWSREETLSREQAHLLLREALLAIVRRVLPGL; from the coding sequence ATGACCGAGACGGCCCGACGCCAGCGCCTCGCCCCGGACGAGCGACGCGAGCAGATCCTGGTGGCCGCCGAGCGGCTGTTCGCCGCGCAGTCCTATGCCGAGGTGTCGACCACGCGGATCGCCCACGAAGCGGGCGTCGCGAGGGGTCTGCTCAACCACTACTTCGGCGACAAGCGGACCCTCTACCTGGAGGTCGTACGACGCGCCTCGCTGCTCCCCACCCTCGAGGACGTCCCGCTCCCGTCGGGCTCACTGGCCGCTCGCGTCGACGCCGCCGTGCGCTGGTTCCTCGGCTCGATCACGCCCGAGCGGGCGACGTACCTCACCGTCCGGGCGGCCGAGGGCGTGGGGGAGGACGCCGAGGTGCGCGCGATCCTCGACGAGGCGCACGACCTCGCGGCCGGCCGGGTGCTGGAGATGGTGGGCGGCGACCCGGCCGATCCGGCGGCGCGGGCGGTGGTGCGCTCGTTCGGCGAGCTCGCCCGGGGTGCGATCCGGGAGTGGTCGCGCGAGGAGACGCTCAGCCGCGAGCAGGCGCACCTGCTGCTGCGCGAGGCCCTCCTGGCCATCGTGCGGCGCGTGCTCCCCGGTCTCTGA
- a CDS encoding sensor domain-containing diguanylate cyclase — protein sequence MARRVCRAVLPGAGFAVAYALAILLGRATRVEGSEVSLVWPAAAVAVLWGLHAHDLPRVQAALHWTGLAVLTFAINLATDAPVGLSAWFVLVNVSLAAVTTIVLRYGDRPARLREPADLGRLVGAIVAGTLVSATLAVAWFAHEGQDDLVRTFALFAIRNGVTALTGVAVALRLGEAQWRRHRPSPARMAETAALLVVTSIVFIRVFWLNPGHPNAFGVMLPAMWVSLRYATTTSTVFLAASGVSIVWATLLGRGALSEVDPPQQALLAQGLVGTLTIVVLSLALFRDSRNELIEELRQLALHDPLTGLANRSLLMTRLERELDEQQPGAVGVIVLDLDGFKAVNDAWGHSEGDLLLVEMATRLRAAVRRRDTVVRLGGDEFVVLCPGLAHHDELHQCAERIREAVARPYGVAADAPFDRITASVGTAVSDRLSTPRSLLAAADRAMYEAKRAGRNRTAAAPYALRAG from the coding sequence GTGGCACGACGCGTCTGTCGAGCTGTGCTGCCCGGGGCCGGGTTCGCGGTGGCGTACGCGCTGGCCATCCTGCTCGGCAGGGCGACCCGGGTCGAGGGCAGTGAGGTGTCGCTCGTGTGGCCCGCGGCCGCGGTCGCCGTCCTGTGGGGGCTGCATGCACACGACCTCCCGCGCGTGCAGGCAGCCCTCCACTGGACCGGCCTCGCGGTGCTGACCTTCGCCATCAACCTGGCCACCGACGCCCCCGTCGGCCTGTCGGCCTGGTTCGTGCTGGTCAACGTGTCACTTGCGGCGGTCACCACCATCGTCCTGCGGTACGGCGACCGTCCGGCCCGCCTGCGGGAGCCGGCCGACCTCGGCCGGCTGGTCGGGGCGATCGTCGCGGGCACACTGGTCTCGGCCACGCTGGCCGTGGCGTGGTTCGCGCACGAGGGCCAGGACGACCTGGTCCGCACCTTCGCCCTCTTCGCCATCCGCAACGGGGTCACGGCTCTCACCGGGGTGGCCGTGGCGCTGCGACTCGGTGAGGCGCAGTGGCGGCGCCATCGGCCCTCACCTGCCCGGATGGCCGAGACCGCGGCCCTTCTCGTCGTCACGTCGATCGTCTTCATCCGGGTCTTCTGGCTCAACCCCGGACACCCGAACGCGTTCGGCGTCATGTTGCCCGCCATGTGGGTCTCGTTGCGCTACGCCACGACGACGAGCACCGTGTTCCTCGCGGCGTCCGGTGTCTCGATCGTCTGGGCGACCCTCCTCGGCCGAGGGGCGCTCAGCGAGGTGGACCCGCCGCAGCAGGCGCTCCTGGCCCAAGGCCTGGTCGGCACGCTGACGATCGTCGTGCTCAGCCTGGCCCTGTTCCGCGACTCCCGCAACGAGCTGATCGAGGAGCTGCGCCAGCTGGCACTGCACGACCCGCTCACCGGGCTGGCGAACCGGTCCCTCCTCATGACCCGCCTGGAGCGCGAGCTCGACGAGCAACAGCCGGGCGCGGTCGGGGTGATCGTGCTCGACCTCGACGGATTCAAGGCCGTCAACGACGCCTGGGGCCACAGCGAGGGAGATCTCCTGCTGGTCGAGATGGCGACGCGACTGCGTGCTGCCGTGCGACGGCGAGACACCGTGGTCCGGCTGGGCGGGGACGAGTTCGTCGTCCTGTGCCCCGGCCTGGCACACCACGACGAGCTGCACCAGTGCGCCGAGCGGATCCGCGAGGCAGTGGCCCGACCCTACGGCGTCGCGGCCGACGCCCCTTTCGACCGCATCACCGCGAGTGTCGGCACCGCCGTCTCGGACCGGTTGAGCACGCCCCGCTCGCTGCTGGCGGCCGCGGATCGCGCCATGTACGAGGCCAAGCGCGCCGGTCGCAACCGGACCGCGGCCGCGCCGTACGCCCTGCGCGCGGGGTGA
- a CDS encoding L-serine ammonia-lyase → MALSVFDLYSIGIGPSSSHTVGPMRAAHTFAAGLAADGELPRVARVRAELFGSLGATGHGHGSVKAVILGLEGDDPATTDTATYDARVAGILEHQQLRLAGEQVIHFEADDVVMHRRQSLPAHPNGMVFTAYDTEGAELRARTYYSVGGGFVVDETQVGADRVVVDDTVLPHPFSTGGELLAACHDAGMSVSDVMLANELTWRTEAEVRAGLLEIWRVMAACVEEGCHREGVLPGGLKVPRRAPELYATLRAAGSDDPLDVIDWVNLFALAVNEQNASGGRIVTAPTNGAAGIVPAVLHYWVRFQAKDQPQEQVDDGIVRFLLTGAAIGILAKMNASISGAEVGCQGEVGSACAMAAGALCEVLGGSPEQVENAAEIGIEHNLGLTCDPVGGLVQIPCIERNAIASVKAINAARLAIHGTGSHKVSLDKALKTMRETGRDMKTKYKETSRGGLAVNVIEC, encoded by the coding sequence ATGGCGCTGAGCGTCTTCGACCTCTACTCCATCGGCATCGGGCCGTCGTCCTCGCACACGGTCGGCCCGATGCGGGCGGCGCACACCTTCGCTGCCGGCCTCGCGGCCGACGGCGAGCTGCCGCGTGTCGCGCGGGTGCGCGCCGAGCTGTTCGGCTCGCTCGGTGCCACCGGGCACGGCCACGGCTCGGTCAAGGCCGTCATCCTCGGGCTCGAGGGCGACGACCCGGCGACGACCGACACGGCGACCTACGACGCCCGCGTGGCGGGGATCCTCGAGCACCAGCAGCTCCGGCTGGCCGGCGAACAGGTCATCCACTTCGAGGCCGACGACGTGGTCATGCACCGGCGCCAGTCGCTGCCGGCCCACCCCAACGGCATGGTGTTCACGGCCTACGACACCGAGGGCGCCGAGCTGCGGGCACGCACCTACTACTCGGTGGGCGGCGGCTTCGTGGTCGACGAGACCCAGGTCGGCGCCGACCGGGTGGTGGTGGACGACACGGTGCTGCCGCACCCGTTCTCCACCGGCGGCGAGCTGCTCGCCGCGTGCCACGACGCCGGGATGAGCGTCTCCGACGTGATGCTGGCCAACGAGCTGACCTGGCGCACCGAGGCCGAGGTCCGGGCCGGCCTGCTCGAGATCTGGCGCGTGATGGCCGCGTGCGTCGAGGAGGGCTGCCACCGCGAGGGCGTCCTGCCCGGCGGGCTCAAGGTGCCGCGGCGCGCGCCCGAGCTCTACGCCACGCTGCGGGCGGCCGGGAGCGACGACCCGCTCGACGTCATCGACTGGGTCAACCTGTTCGCCCTGGCCGTCAACGAGCAGAACGCGTCCGGCGGCCGGATCGTCACCGCGCCCACCAACGGCGCGGCCGGCATCGTGCCGGCGGTGCTGCACTACTGGGTGCGCTTCCAGGCCAAGGACCAGCCCCAGGAGCAGGTCGACGACGGCATCGTCCGGTTCCTGCTCACCGGCGCGGCGATCGGCATCCTGGCCAAGATGAACGCCTCCATCTCGGGAGCGGAGGTCGGCTGCCAGGGCGAGGTCGGCTCGGCCTGCGCGATGGCGGCCGGCGCCCTGTGCGAGGTCCTCGGCGGCTCCCCGGAGCAGGTCGAGAACGCCGCCGAGATCGGCATCGAGCACAACCTCGGCCTGACCTGCGACCCGGTGGGCGGACTGGTCCAGATCCCCTGCATCGAGCGCAACGCGATCGCCTCGGTGAAGGCGATCAACGCCGCCCGGCTCGCCATCCACGGCACCGGGTCGCACAAGGTCAGCCTCGACAAGGCGCTCAAGACGATGCGGGAGACCGGTCGCGACATGAAGACCAAGTACAAGGAGACCTCACGGGGCGGCCTGGCCGTCAACGTGATCGAGTGCTGA
- the lipA gene encoding lipoyl synthase yields MTAVVPEGRKLLRLEVRNAETPIERKPSWIRTKATMGPEYRSLKSLVKSEGLHTVCEEAGCPNIFECWEDKEATFLIGGDQCTRRCDFCQIDTGKPQPLDRDEPRRVAESVQTMGLKYATITGVARDDLPDGGAWLYAETVRAIHDLTATNEQGATGVENLIPDFNGDPTLLAEVFESRPEVLAHNVETVPRIFKRIRPGFRYERSLDVLTQARAFGLVTKSNLILGMGETRDEVSDALQDLHDAGCELVTITQYLRPSLRHHPVERWVKPEEFVELATEAEEIGFSGVLSGPLVRSSYRAGRLYRRAMELRSQ; encoded by the coding sequence ATGACCGCCGTCGTGCCGGAGGGGCGCAAGCTCCTCCGGCTGGAGGTCCGCAACGCGGAGACCCCGATCGAGCGCAAGCCGTCCTGGATCCGCACCAAGGCCACGATGGGCCCCGAATACCGGTCCCTGAAGAGCCTGGTGAAGTCCGAAGGCCTCCACACCGTGTGCGAGGAAGCCGGCTGCCCCAACATCTTCGAATGCTGGGAGGACAAGGAAGCCACCTTCCTCATCGGCGGCGACCAGTGCACCCGACGCTGCGACTTCTGCCAGATCGACACCGGCAAACCCCAACCCCTCGACCGCGACGAACCCCGCCGCGTCGCCGAATCGGTCCAGACCATGGGCCTCAAGTACGCCACCATCACCGGCGTCGCCCGCGACGACCTGCCCGACGGCGGCGCCTGGCTCTACGCCGAGACCGTCCGCGCCATCCACGACCTCACCGCCACCAACGAGCAGGGCGCCACAGGCGTGGAGAACCTCATCCCCGACTTCAACGGCGACCCCACACTGCTCGCCGAGGTCTTCGAGTCCCGCCCCGAGGTCCTCGCCCACAACGTCGAGACCGTCCCCCGGATCTTCAAGCGGATCCGCCCCGGCTTCCGCTACGAACGCTCCCTCGACGTGCTCACCCAGGCCCGCGCGTTCGGGCTCGTCACCAAGTCCAACCTGATCCTCGGCATGGGCGAGACCCGCGACGAGGTCTCGGACGCGCTCCAGGACCTGCACGACGCCGGTTGCGAGCTGGTCACCATCACCCAGTACCTGCGCCCCAGCCTCCGGCACCACCCCGTCGAGCGCTGGGTCAAGCCCGAGGAGTTCGTCGAGCTCGCCACCGAAGCCGAGGAGATCGGCTTCAGCGGAGTGCTCTCGGGACCGCTCGTGCGGTCGTCGTACCGGGCAGGACGGTTGTACCGTCGAGCCATGGAACTCAGGAGCCAGTGA
- the gcvH gene encoding glycine cleavage system protein GcvH, translating into MSNPTNLQYTAEHEWIAVDGDNARVGVTAYAADALGDVVYVDLPTVGDTVTAGEPCGELESTKSVSDLYAPVTGEVVEVNDAVDADPSLVNSDPFGTGWLFVVKVTATGEVLDAAAYDALIAGA; encoded by the coding sequence ATGAGCAACCCCACGAACCTCCAGTACACCGCCGAGCACGAGTGGATCGCCGTCGACGGCGACAACGCCAGGGTCGGCGTCACGGCGTACGCCGCCGACGCCCTCGGCGACGTCGTCTACGTCGACCTGCCCACCGTCGGCGACACCGTCACCGCGGGCGAGCCCTGCGGCGAGCTCGAGTCGACCAAGTCGGTCAGCGACCTCTACGCGCCGGTGACCGGTGAGGTGGTCGAGGTCAACGACGCCGTCGACGCCGACCCGAGCCTGGTCAACAGCGATCCGTTCGGCACGGGCTGGCTGTTCGTCGTCAAGGTGACGGCGACCGGCGAGGTGCTGGACGCCGCGGCGTACGACGCGCTGATCGCCGGGGCATGA
- the gcvT gene encoding glycine cleavage system aminomethyltransferase GcvT, producing the protein MSTPSATPRLTPLHDVHAALGASFTDFAGWQMPVRYGSETAEHRAVRTTAGLFDLTHMGEIELVGPGAGAALDHALVGRPSAIGVGRARYSMICAEDGGIIDDLVVYRLAEEHYLVVANASNVAVVAPELVARAEGYDVSVTDTSADWALLAVQGPASAQILTGLTELDVPSLRYYAIDAGTVAGVDVLLARTGYTGEDGFEVYCRPADAAAVWDALSRAGESHGLVPAGLACRDTLRLEAGMPLYGHELDRATTPFEANLGRVVVLDKPEGFVGQAALARRKEEGPQRVLVGLVSTGRRSPRAGYPVLDPATGAEVGVVTSGSPSPTLEKPIAMAYVPPALAAPGTRLQVSLRGTLEDADVVELPFYNRNR; encoded by the coding sequence ATGAGCACACCTTCAGCGACCCCGCGGCTCACGCCGCTGCACGACGTCCATGCCGCTCTCGGCGCGTCGTTCACCGACTTCGCCGGCTGGCAGATGCCGGTGCGCTACGGCTCGGAGACCGCCGAGCACCGCGCGGTGCGGACGACGGCCGGGCTGTTCGACCTGACCCACATGGGCGAGATCGAGCTGGTCGGTCCCGGTGCCGGCGCCGCGCTCGACCACGCCCTGGTCGGCCGCCCGTCCGCGATCGGCGTCGGCCGCGCGCGCTACTCGATGATCTGCGCCGAGGACGGCGGGATCATCGACGACCTCGTCGTCTACCGCCTCGCCGAGGAGCACTACCTCGTCGTCGCGAACGCCAGCAACGTCGCCGTCGTGGCGCCCGAGCTGGTCGCCCGTGCCGAGGGGTACGACGTCAGCGTCACCGACACGTCGGCCGACTGGGCACTGCTGGCGGTCCAGGGCCCCGCTTCGGCGCAGATCCTCACCGGCCTCACCGAGCTCGACGTCCCGTCGCTGAGGTACTACGCCATCGATGCCGGCACGGTCGCCGGCGTCGACGTGCTGCTCGCCCGCACCGGCTACACCGGCGAGGACGGCTTCGAGGTCTACTGCCGCCCCGCCGACGCGGCTGCCGTCTGGGACGCGCTGAGCAGGGCCGGTGAGTCACACGGCCTGGTCCCCGCGGGCCTCGCCTGCCGCGACACCCTGCGCCTGGAGGCCGGGATGCCGCTCTACGGCCACGAGCTGGACCGCGCCACCACGCCCTTCGAGGCCAACCTCGGCCGGGTCGTCGTACTCGACAAGCCCGAGGGCTTCGTCGGCCAGGCGGCGCTCGCCCGGCGCAAGGAGGAGGGCCCGCAGCGGGTCCTCGTCGGCCTGGTCTCCACCGGTCGCCGCTCGCCGCGCGCGGGCTACCCGGTCCTCGACCCGGCCACGGGCGCCGAGGTCGGCGTCGTCACGAGCGGCTCGCCCTCCCCCACGCTGGAGAAGCCGATCGCGATGGCCTACGTCCCGCCGGCGCTCGCCGCCCCGGGCACCCGGCTCCAGGTGTCGCTGCGCGGCACCCTCGAGGACGCCGACGTCGTCGAGCTCCCCTTCTACAACCGCAACCGCTGA
- a CDS encoding SDR family NAD(P)-dependent oxidoreductase, with protein MPRPDSDEQLTRIDPDELAITLKVLRQVPLLDPEHDDVRTMKRAASYMYKLIKKQRRAEIRMERQRHDQDIIERTATGSRMRIDDETAGIPLVSTAQGAFAGELLTARGCYICKEDFTLVDAFYHWLCPRCAAMSHAKRDQRTDLTGKRALLTGGRAKIGMYIALRLLRDGAHTTITTRFPKDAVRRFAAMEDSVDWLHRLKVVGIDLRDPTQVIALTDDVAADGPLDIIINNACQTVRRLPGAYTHLTEGELAPLPTAESLGIEELPEMVAFDRISEAHPAAIAGALADHAVAHHEGESAEAALAAHNAASMTALALKAGGASLEQHLAGTAIDAGGLIPDIQDNNSWTQVLDEVDPLELLEVQFCNSIAPFLINSRLRPALRAAVQNGARRAYIVNVSAMEGQFSRRYKGAGHPHTNMAKAALNMMTRTSSGEMFETDKILMTAVDTGWITDERPHHEKLRIAAEGWHAPLDLVDGAARVYDPIVRGEAGEDLYGCFVKDYEPSPW; from the coding sequence GTGCCTCGCCCCGACTCCGACGAGCAGCTGACCCGGATCGACCCGGACGAGCTCGCGATCACCCTCAAGGTCCTCCGTCAGGTCCCGCTCCTCGACCCCGAGCACGACGACGTGCGCACGATGAAGCGCGCCGCGTCGTACATGTACAAGCTGATCAAGAAGCAGCGGCGGGCCGAGATCCGCATGGAGCGGCAGCGGCACGACCAGGACATCATCGAGAGGACCGCGACCGGCTCGCGGATGCGGATCGACGACGAGACCGCCGGCATCCCGCTGGTCTCCACCGCGCAGGGCGCCTTCGCCGGTGAGCTGCTCACCGCGCGCGGCTGCTACATCTGCAAGGAGGACTTCACCCTCGTCGACGCGTTCTACCACTGGCTGTGTCCGCGTTGCGCGGCGATGAGCCACGCCAAGCGGGACCAGCGCACCGATCTCACCGGCAAGCGCGCGCTGCTGACCGGCGGCCGCGCCAAGATCGGCATGTACATCGCGCTGCGCCTGCTCCGCGACGGTGCGCACACGACGATCACGACCCGGTTCCCGAAGGACGCCGTACGCCGGTTCGCCGCGATGGAGGACTCCGTCGACTGGCTGCACCGGCTCAAGGTCGTCGGCATCGACCTGCGCGACCCCACCCAGGTCATCGCGCTCACCGACGACGTCGCCGCCGACGGCCCGCTCGACATCATCATCAACAACGCCTGCCAGACCGTACGACGGCTGCCGGGCGCCTACACGCACCTCACCGAGGGCGAGCTGGCGCCGCTGCCGACGGCCGAGTCGCTCGGGATCGAGGAGCTGCCCGAGATGGTGGCGTTCGACCGGATCTCCGAGGCGCACCCGGCGGCGATCGCCGGTGCCCTCGCGGACCACGCGGTCGCCCACCACGAGGGGGAGTCCGCCGAGGCGGCGCTCGCCGCCCACAATGCCGCCTCGATGACCGCGCTCGCGCTCAAGGCGGGCGGTGCCTCGCTCGAGCAGCACCTGGCCGGCACCGCGATCGACGCCGGTGGCCTGATCCCCGACATCCAGGACAACAACTCCTGGACCCAGGTGCTCGACGAGGTCGACCCGCTGGAGCTGCTCGAGGTGCAGTTCTGCAACTCGATCGCGCCCTTCCTCATCAACTCCCGGCTGCGCCCGGCGCTGCGCGCCGCCGTGCAGAACGGTGCCCGTCGCGCGTACATCGTCAACGTCTCGGCGATGGAGGGACAGTTCTCCCGCCGCTACAAGGGCGCCGGTCACCCCCACACCAACATGGCCAAGGCCGCGCTCAACATGATGACCCGCACCTCGTCGGGCGAGATGTTCGAGACCGACAAGATCCTGATGACGGCCGTCGACACCGGCTGGATCACCGACGAGCGACCGCACCACGAGAAGCTGCGGATCGCCGCCGAGGGCTGGCACGCGCCGCTCGATCTCGTCGACGGCGCCGCGCGCGTCTACGACCCGATCGTGCGCGGCGAGGCGGGCGAGGACCTGTACGGATGCTTCGTGAAGGACTACGAGCCCTCACCCTGGTGA
- a CDS encoding endonuclease/exonuclease/phosphatase family protein, with the protein MRRLLSLMTVLAVALGVLSALSPASAAAHPGAPWVSAQVVTRGTVTVSLDWDFAGPGSYEVLVSTAGPDVYPGDAVQMRVPASATHADVQGLVPGTTYCYAVTLDKNGGERSCKVTPPASRAVVPTATPTTAATFNLRCGSKSKCNSGWKWKKRQRQVVADIDRMNADIMVFVEGHVAHKYGKKKRWIGKAMAKRGYTLACLTQKSKKRRLYSQTLYVRTSVYDVVDAKHNSKGSRFKRFGDRDHGFCQALLSHRASGKQVAVAAIHLRDGKADGVRQQETAYVLNRVTSAFPGRPTVVLGDFNSHRGLDRRGQTDTPRVVMEAAGFADASDIAAHLTYPHLNSAHAFKTDPPRSSTWPTHVDRIFVSPGITVPNWDNIAVLSGGRYATPMASDHNPIRATLYIP; encoded by the coding sequence ATGCGTCGCCTGCTGTCGTTGATGACCGTCCTCGCCGTCGCGCTCGGCGTGCTGTCCGCCCTGTCGCCGGCGAGCGCCGCGGCCCACCCCGGTGCCCCATGGGTGTCCGCCCAGGTGGTGACACGCGGCACCGTCACCGTGAGTCTCGACTGGGACTTCGCCGGTCCGGGCAGCTACGAGGTCCTGGTGTCCACCGCCGGGCCGGACGTGTACCCCGGTGATGCAGTCCAGATGAGGGTGCCGGCCAGCGCCACCCACGCCGACGTCCAGGGACTCGTGCCCGGGACCACCTACTGCTACGCGGTGACGCTCGACAAGAACGGCGGCGAGCGCAGCTGCAAGGTCACCCCGCCGGCCTCGAGGGCCGTCGTACCGACCGCGACGCCCACCACCGCCGCCACCTTCAACCTGCGCTGTGGCTCGAAGTCGAAGTGCAACAGCGGCTGGAAGTGGAAGAAGCGGCAGAGGCAGGTCGTCGCCGACATCGACCGGATGAACGCCGACATCATGGTGTTCGTCGAGGGCCACGTCGCCCACAAGTACGGCAAGAAGAAGCGCTGGATCGGAAAGGCCATGGCCAAGCGCGGCTACACGCTGGCCTGCCTGACCCAGAAGAGCAAGAAGCGCAGGCTCTACAGCCAGACCCTCTACGTGCGCACCAGCGTGTACGACGTGGTCGACGCCAAGCACAACAGCAAGGGCAGCCGCTTCAAGAGGTTCGGCGACCGCGACCACGGGTTCTGCCAGGCGCTCCTCTCGCACCGGGCGAGCGGCAAGCAGGTCGCGGTGGCCGCGATCCACCTGCGCGACGGGAAGGCCGACGGCGTCCGCCAGCAGGAGACGGCCTACGTCCTCAACCGGGTCACCTCGGCCTTCCCCGGCCGGCCCACGGTCGTGCTCGGCGACTTCAACTCCCACCGAGGGCTCGACCGACGCGGCCAGACCGACACGCCGCGCGTGGTCATGGAGGCCGCCGGCTTCGCCGACGCCAGCGACATCGCCGCCCACCTGACCTACCCGCACCTCAACTCCGCGCACGCCTTCAAGACCGACCCGCCGCGTTCGTCGACCTGGCCGACCCACGTCGACCGGATCTTCGTCTCACCCGGCATCACCGTGCCGAACTGGGACAACATCGCGGTGCTGTCGGGCGGGCGGTACGCCACCCCCATGGCCTCCGACCACAACCCGATCCGGGCGACCCTGTACATCCCCTGA
- a CDS encoding UBP-type zinc finger domain-containing protein: MAEETPAIATDVPPSGPGCAECTAAEGWWVHLRRCAACGHVGCCDSSPAQHASAHFRDSGHPIVQSYEPGEDWFWDYASEDYYAGPELAAPTSHPEDQAAPGPRGRVPVNWRDLVH, encoded by the coding sequence ATGGCCGAGGAGACCCCCGCGATCGCGACCGACGTCCCGCCGAGCGGACCGGGCTGTGCCGAGTGCACCGCTGCCGAGGGCTGGTGGGTCCACCTGCGGCGGTGCGCCGCCTGCGGGCACGTCGGGTGCTGCGACAGCTCGCCCGCCCAGCACGCCTCCGCGCACTTCCGCGACAGCGGGCACCCGATCGTGCAGTCGTACGAGCCGGGGGAGGACTGGTTCTGGGACTACGCCAGCGAGGACTACTACGCCGGCCCCGAGCTCGCCGCCCCCACCAGCCACCCCGAGGACCAGGCCGCCCCCGGGCCGCGGGGCCGGGTGCCGGTGAACTGGCGCGACCTCGTGCACTGA